One genomic region from Gossypium hirsutum isolate 1008001.06 chromosome D13, Gossypium_hirsutum_v2.1, whole genome shotgun sequence encodes:
- the LOC107918444 gene encoding ureide permease 1 isoform X3 — translation MDFAGIASLIYLPIERIICNGLKMYVVESKGGAIACMLLALFFLGTWPAIMTLLERRGRLPQHTYLDYTMTNLLAAVIIALTFGEIGSSTPEKPNFIAQLSQDNWPSILFAMAGGVVLSLGNLSTQYAWAFVGLSVTEVITASITVVIGTTLNYFLDDKINRAQILFPGVGCFLIAVCLGSAVHSSNAADNKAKLKGAGYSPTSNGALTNEELRNLEKGTGIIEEAKAGTAEFLLELEKRRAIKVFGKSTIVGLSITFFAGVCFSLFSPAFNLATNDQWHTLKEGVPHLTYRDHRSRLTSMTGMAEAGHFWLGCCAGSGMVSSSWEAKLQGMQLRMLCRHFHL, via the exons ATG GATTTTGCAGGCATTGCATCTCTGATATATCTACCAATTGAGAGGATCATTTGTAATGGTTTGAAAATGTATGTGGTGGAAAGCAAAGGAGGTGCCATTGCCTGTATGCTTCTGGCATTGTTCTTTTTAGGCACATGGCCTGCTATTATGACGCTACTCGAACGTCGAGGTCGTCTTCCTCAACATACTTACCTTGATTATACAATGACAAACCTCTTGGCTGCTGTTATTATTGCTTTAACATTTGGTGAAATTGGCAGCAGCACTCCTGAGAAACCCAATTTTATTGCTCAACTATCTCAG GATAACTGGCCTTCCATTTTGTTTGCGATGGCCGGCGGGGTGGTTCTCAGCCTTGGGAATTTGTCTACACAGTATGCATGGGCTTTTGTTGGTCTATCAGTGACAGAAGTGATCACTGCAAGCATTACAGTTGTTATAG GCACAACCTTGAATTACTTCTTGGATGACAAGATCAACAGAGCTCAAATTCTTTTCCCGGGCGTCGGTTGCTTCTTGATTGCTGTTTGTCTCGGATCAGCTGTTCACTCATCAAATGCTGCAGATAATAAAGCAAAACTTAAAGG GGCTGGATATTCCCCCACATCGAATGGGGCACTCACAAATGAGG AACTAAGGAATCTGGAGAAGGGGACCGGTATTATAGAGGAGGCAAAGGCCGGAACTGCGGAATTCCTTTTAGAGCTCGAGAAACGGAGAGCGATTAAG GTGTTTGGGAAGAGCACTATAGTTGGTTTATCCATAACTTTCTTTGCTGGTGTTTGCTTCTCTCTATTCTCTCCAGCTTTCAACTTGGCAACAAATGATCAATGGCACACTTTGAAGGAAGGGGTTCCACACTTG ACCTACCGAGATCATCGTTCAAGGCTTACATCAATGACTGGAATGGCAGAGGCTGGGCACTTTTGGCTGGGTTGTTGTGCGGGTTCGGGAATGGTCTCCAGTTCATGGGAGGCCAAGCTGCAGGGTATGCAGCTGCGGATGCTGTGCAG gcaCTTCCACTTGTGA
- the LOC107918444 gene encoding ureide permease 1 isoform X1: MDFAGIASLIYLPIERIICNGLKMYVVESKGGAIACMLLALFFLGTWPAIMTLLERRGRLPQHTYLDYTMTNLLAAVIIALTFGEIGSSTPEKPNFIAQLSQDNWPSILFAMAGGVVLSLGNLSTQYAWAFVGLSVTEVITASITVVIGTTLNYFLDDKINRAQILFPGVGCFLIAVCLGSAVHSSNAADNKAKLKGAGYSPTSNGALTNEELRNLEKGTGIIEEAKAGTAEFLLELEKRRAIKVFGKSTIVGLSITFFAGVCFSLFSPAFNLATNDQWHTLKEGVPHLVVYTAFFYFSVSCFVIALILNITFLYLPVLDLPRSSFKAYINDWNGRGWALLAGLLCGFGNGLQFMGGQAAGYAAADAVQALPLVSTFWGILLFGEYQKSSRRTYVLLFGMLFMFIVAVGVLMASSGHRK; encoded by the exons ATG GATTTTGCAGGCATTGCATCTCTGATATATCTACCAATTGAGAGGATCATTTGTAATGGTTTGAAAATGTATGTGGTGGAAAGCAAAGGAGGTGCCATTGCCTGTATGCTTCTGGCATTGTTCTTTTTAGGCACATGGCCTGCTATTATGACGCTACTCGAACGTCGAGGTCGTCTTCCTCAACATACTTACCTTGATTATACAATGACAAACCTCTTGGCTGCTGTTATTATTGCTTTAACATTTGGTGAAATTGGCAGCAGCACTCCTGAGAAACCCAATTTTATTGCTCAACTATCTCAG GATAACTGGCCTTCCATTTTGTTTGCGATGGCCGGCGGGGTGGTTCTCAGCCTTGGGAATTTGTCTACACAGTATGCATGGGCTTTTGTTGGTCTATCAGTGACAGAAGTGATCACTGCAAGCATTACAGTTGTTATAG GCACAACCTTGAATTACTTCTTGGATGACAAGATCAACAGAGCTCAAATTCTTTTCCCGGGCGTCGGTTGCTTCTTGATTGCTGTTTGTCTCGGATCAGCTGTTCACTCATCAAATGCTGCAGATAATAAAGCAAAACTTAAAGG GGCTGGATATTCCCCCACATCGAATGGGGCACTCACAAATGAGG AACTAAGGAATCTGGAGAAGGGGACCGGTATTATAGAGGAGGCAAAGGCCGGAACTGCGGAATTCCTTTTAGAGCTCGAGAAACGGAGAGCGATTAAG GTGTTTGGGAAGAGCACTATAGTTGGTTTATCCATAACTTTCTTTGCTGGTGTTTGCTTCTCTCTATTCTCTCCAGCTTTCAACTTGGCAACAAATGATCAATGGCACACTTTGAAGGAAGGGGTTCCACACTTGGTTGTCTATACCGCATTTTTCTACTTTTCAGTCTCTTGTTTCGTGATCGCCCTCATCCTTAACATCACCTTCCTCTACCTCCCTGTATTAGACCTACCGAGATCATCGTTCAAGGCTTACATCAATGACTGGAATGGCAGAGGCTGGGCACTTTTGGCTGGGTTGTTGTGCGGGTTCGGGAATGGTCTCCAGTTCATGGGAGGCCAAGCTGCAGGGTATGCAGCTGCGGATGCTGTGCAG gcaCTTCCACTTGTGAGCACATTTTGGGGCATACTATTGTTTGGAGAATACCAAAAATCGTCGCGGAGAACATACGTATTACTTTTCGGGATGTTGTTTATGTTCATTGTAGCTGTTGGTGTTCTAATGGCATCGTCAGGGCATCGAAAATGA
- the LOC107918444 gene encoding ureide permease 1 isoform X5 — MYVVESKGGAIACMLLALFFLGTWPAIMTLLERRGRLPQHTYLDYTMTNLLAAVIIALTFGEIGSSTPEKPNFIAQLSQDNWPSILFAMAGGVVLSLGNLSTQYAWAFVGLSVTEVITASITVVIGTTLNYFLDDKINRAQILFPGVGCFLIAVCLGSAVHSSNAADNKAKLKGAGYSPTSNGALTNEELRNLEKGTGIIEEAKAGTAEFLLELEKRRAIKVFGKSTIVGLSITFFAGVCFSLFSPAFNLATNDQWHTLKEGVPHLTYRDHRSRLTSMTGMAEAGHFWLGCCAGSGMVSSSWEAKLQGMQLRMLCRHFHL, encoded by the exons ATGTATGTGGTGGAAAGCAAAGGAGGTGCCATTGCCTGTATGCTTCTGGCATTGTTCTTTTTAGGCACATGGCCTGCTATTATGACGCTACTCGAACGTCGAGGTCGTCTTCCTCAACATACTTACCTTGATTATACAATGACAAACCTCTTGGCTGCTGTTATTATTGCTTTAACATTTGGTGAAATTGGCAGCAGCACTCCTGAGAAACCCAATTTTATTGCTCAACTATCTCAG GATAACTGGCCTTCCATTTTGTTTGCGATGGCCGGCGGGGTGGTTCTCAGCCTTGGGAATTTGTCTACACAGTATGCATGGGCTTTTGTTGGTCTATCAGTGACAGAAGTGATCACTGCAAGCATTACAGTTGTTATAG GCACAACCTTGAATTACTTCTTGGATGACAAGATCAACAGAGCTCAAATTCTTTTCCCGGGCGTCGGTTGCTTCTTGATTGCTGTTTGTCTCGGATCAGCTGTTCACTCATCAAATGCTGCAGATAATAAAGCAAAACTTAAAGG GGCTGGATATTCCCCCACATCGAATGGGGCACTCACAAATGAGG AACTAAGGAATCTGGAGAAGGGGACCGGTATTATAGAGGAGGCAAAGGCCGGAACTGCGGAATTCCTTTTAGAGCTCGAGAAACGGAGAGCGATTAAG GTGTTTGGGAAGAGCACTATAGTTGGTTTATCCATAACTTTCTTTGCTGGTGTTTGCTTCTCTCTATTCTCTCCAGCTTTCAACTTGGCAACAAATGATCAATGGCACACTTTGAAGGAAGGGGTTCCACACTTG ACCTACCGAGATCATCGTTCAAGGCTTACATCAATGACTGGAATGGCAGAGGCTGGGCACTTTTGGCTGGGTTGTTGTGCGGGTTCGGGAATGGTCTCCAGTTCATGGGAGGCCAAGCTGCAGGGTATGCAGCTGCGGATGCTGTGCAG gcaCTTCCACTTGTGA
- the LOC107918444 gene encoding ureide permease 1 isoform X2 produces the protein MYVVESKGGAIACMLLALFFLGTWPAIMTLLERRGRLPQHTYLDYTMTNLLAAVIIALTFGEIGSSTPEKPNFIAQLSQDNWPSILFAMAGGVVLSLGNLSTQYAWAFVGLSVTEVITASITVVIGTTLNYFLDDKINRAQILFPGVGCFLIAVCLGSAVHSSNAADNKAKLKGAGYSPTSNGALTNEELRNLEKGTGIIEEAKAGTAEFLLELEKRRAIKVFGKSTIVGLSITFFAGVCFSLFSPAFNLATNDQWHTLKEGVPHLVVYTAFFYFSVSCFVIALILNITFLYLPVLDLPRSSFKAYINDWNGRGWALLAGLLCGFGNGLQFMGGQAAGYAAADAVQALPLVSTFWGILLFGEYQKSSRRTYVLLFGMLFMFIVAVGVLMASSGHRK, from the exons ATGTATGTGGTGGAAAGCAAAGGAGGTGCCATTGCCTGTATGCTTCTGGCATTGTTCTTTTTAGGCACATGGCCTGCTATTATGACGCTACTCGAACGTCGAGGTCGTCTTCCTCAACATACTTACCTTGATTATACAATGACAAACCTCTTGGCTGCTGTTATTATTGCTTTAACATTTGGTGAAATTGGCAGCAGCACTCCTGAGAAACCCAATTTTATTGCTCAACTATCTCAG GATAACTGGCCTTCCATTTTGTTTGCGATGGCCGGCGGGGTGGTTCTCAGCCTTGGGAATTTGTCTACACAGTATGCATGGGCTTTTGTTGGTCTATCAGTGACAGAAGTGATCACTGCAAGCATTACAGTTGTTATAG GCACAACCTTGAATTACTTCTTGGATGACAAGATCAACAGAGCTCAAATTCTTTTCCCGGGCGTCGGTTGCTTCTTGATTGCTGTTTGTCTCGGATCAGCTGTTCACTCATCAAATGCTGCAGATAATAAAGCAAAACTTAAAGG GGCTGGATATTCCCCCACATCGAATGGGGCACTCACAAATGAGG AACTAAGGAATCTGGAGAAGGGGACCGGTATTATAGAGGAGGCAAAGGCCGGAACTGCGGAATTCCTTTTAGAGCTCGAGAAACGGAGAGCGATTAAG GTGTTTGGGAAGAGCACTATAGTTGGTTTATCCATAACTTTCTTTGCTGGTGTTTGCTTCTCTCTATTCTCTCCAGCTTTCAACTTGGCAACAAATGATCAATGGCACACTTTGAAGGAAGGGGTTCCACACTTGGTTGTCTATACCGCATTTTTCTACTTTTCAGTCTCTTGTTTCGTGATCGCCCTCATCCTTAACATCACCTTCCTCTACCTCCCTGTATTAGACCTACCGAGATCATCGTTCAAGGCTTACATCAATGACTGGAATGGCAGAGGCTGGGCACTTTTGGCTGGGTTGTTGTGCGGGTTCGGGAATGGTCTCCAGTTCATGGGAGGCCAAGCTGCAGGGTATGCAGCTGCGGATGCTGTGCAG gcaCTTCCACTTGTGAGCACATTTTGGGGCATACTATTGTTTGGAGAATACCAAAAATCGTCGCGGAGAACATACGTATTACTTTTCGGGATGTTGTTTATGTTCATTGTAGCTGTTGGTGTTCTAATGGCATCGTCAGGGCATCGAAAATGA
- the LOC107918444 gene encoding ureide permease 1 isoform X4: protein MACYYDATRTSSTPEKPNFIAQLSQDNWPSILFAMAGGVVLSLGNLSTQYAWAFVGLSVTEVITASITVVIGTTLNYFLDDKINRAQILFPGVGCFLIAVCLGSAVHSSNAADNKAKLKGAGYSPTSNGALTNEELRNLEKGTGIIEEAKAGTAEFLLELEKRRAIKVFGKSTIVGLSITFFAGVCFSLFSPAFNLATNDQWHTLKEGVPHLVVYTAFFYFSVSCFVIALILNITFLYLPVLDLPRSSFKAYINDWNGRGWALLAGLLCGFGNGLQFMGGQAAGYAAADAVQALPLVSTFWGILLFGEYQKSSRRTYVLLFGMLFMFIVAVGVLMASSGHRK, encoded by the exons ATGGCCTGCTATTATGACGCTACTCGAACGTCGAG CACTCCTGAGAAACCCAATTTTATTGCTCAACTATCTCAG GATAACTGGCCTTCCATTTTGTTTGCGATGGCCGGCGGGGTGGTTCTCAGCCTTGGGAATTTGTCTACACAGTATGCATGGGCTTTTGTTGGTCTATCAGTGACAGAAGTGATCACTGCAAGCATTACAGTTGTTATAG GCACAACCTTGAATTACTTCTTGGATGACAAGATCAACAGAGCTCAAATTCTTTTCCCGGGCGTCGGTTGCTTCTTGATTGCTGTTTGTCTCGGATCAGCTGTTCACTCATCAAATGCTGCAGATAATAAAGCAAAACTTAAAGG GGCTGGATATTCCCCCACATCGAATGGGGCACTCACAAATGAGG AACTAAGGAATCTGGAGAAGGGGACCGGTATTATAGAGGAGGCAAAGGCCGGAACTGCGGAATTCCTTTTAGAGCTCGAGAAACGGAGAGCGATTAAG GTGTTTGGGAAGAGCACTATAGTTGGTTTATCCATAACTTTCTTTGCTGGTGTTTGCTTCTCTCTATTCTCTCCAGCTTTCAACTTGGCAACAAATGATCAATGGCACACTTTGAAGGAAGGGGTTCCACACTTGGTTGTCTATACCGCATTTTTCTACTTTTCAGTCTCTTGTTTCGTGATCGCCCTCATCCTTAACATCACCTTCCTCTACCTCCCTGTATTAGACCTACCGAGATCATCGTTCAAGGCTTACATCAATGACTGGAATGGCAGAGGCTGGGCACTTTTGGCTGGGTTGTTGTGCGGGTTCGGGAATGGTCTCCAGTTCATGGGAGGCCAAGCTGCAGGGTATGCAGCTGCGGATGCTGTGCAG gcaCTTCCACTTGTGAGCACATTTTGGGGCATACTATTGTTTGGAGAATACCAAAAATCGTCGCGGAGAACATACGTATTACTTTTCGGGATGTTGTTTATGTTCATTGTAGCTGTTGGTGTTCTAATGGCATCGTCAGGGCATCGAAAATGA